A stretch of Halococcus saccharolyticus DSM 5350 DNA encodes these proteins:
- the tgtA gene encoding tRNA guanosine(15) transglycosylase TgtA produces the protein MSGFFEQRTADAAGRIGELAVPRSGVTVETPALMPVVNPHVQTIAPSRLEEEFGAEILITNGYILSQSEDLREAALSMGLHDLLDFSGAIMTDSGSFQLAEYGEIDVTTPEILDFQYEIGSDIGTPIDIPTPPDAGRDQAERELSTTQNRLERAREVETGEMLVNAPVQGSTYPDLREDAGRHARDTGLDVFPVGAAVPLLNAYRYDDVVEIVTAAKRGLGADKPVHLFGAGHPMMFALAVAAGCDLFDSAAYALYARDDRYLTVRGTEQLGELDYLPCECPICVAHTPDDLRDLGDDERERHLAEHNLYVSFGELRRIKQAIRRGNLLELVEARARGHPAMLDGYRALLDHADRLERSDPVSKDAFFHLSTESARRPEVRRHHDRLARLALEGHVLLTAGGENSSYDESWRIVPPFGPFPRHLSETYPLTAEVPERTGRESYEAAAEGVVQLVESNPDVEFTLAHREWPTSALERVPERVSVVPLESMDEYDAAGETDQ, from the coding sequence ATGAGTGGATTTTTCGAGCAGCGGACGGCGGACGCCGCGGGACGGATCGGCGAACTCGCCGTGCCGCGTTCGGGCGTGACGGTTGAGACGCCCGCGCTGATGCCGGTCGTCAACCCCCACGTGCAGACGATCGCCCCGTCACGGCTGGAAGAGGAGTTCGGTGCGGAGATCCTGATCACGAACGGGTATATCCTCTCACAGAGCGAGGATCTCCGCGAGGCTGCGCTGTCGATGGGACTCCACGATCTCCTCGATTTCTCGGGGGCGATCATGACCGATTCCGGTTCCTTTCAGCTCGCCGAATACGGCGAGATCGACGTCACGACGCCCGAAATTCTCGACTTCCAGTACGAGATCGGTTCGGACATCGGCACCCCGATCGACATCCCGACACCGCCCGATGCGGGGCGGGACCAGGCGGAGCGCGAGCTTTCGACGACCCAGAACCGACTCGAACGCGCTCGGGAGGTCGAGACCGGCGAGATGCTCGTGAACGCCCCGGTCCAAGGGTCGACGTACCCCGATCTCCGTGAGGACGCGGGGCGACACGCCCGCGACACGGGCCTCGACGTGTTCCCGGTCGGCGCGGCGGTCCCGCTGTTGAACGCCTACCGCTACGACGACGTGGTCGAGATCGTCACCGCGGCGAAACGCGGGCTCGGTGCCGACAAACCCGTGCACCTGTTCGGCGCGGGCCACCCGATGATGTTCGCGCTCGCGGTCGCGGCGGGCTGTGACCTGTTCGACTCGGCGGCGTACGCGCTCTACGCCCGCGACGATCGCTATCTCACGGTACGCGGCACCGAACAGCTTGGAGAACTCGACTACCTCCCCTGTGAGTGTCCGATCTGTGTCGCGCACACGCCAGACGACCTTCGTGATCTCGGCGACGACGAGCGGGAACGACATCTCGCCGAGCACAACCTCTATGTGAGCTTCGGCGAACTCCGCCGGATCAAGCAAGCGATCCGCCGCGGGAACCTCCTCGAACTGGTCGAGGCACGTGCACGAGGCCACCCGGCGATGCTCGACGGGTATCGCGCGCTGCTCGATCACGCCGATCGGCTGGAGCGCTCGGATCCGGTCTCGAAGGACGCGTTCTTTCACCTCTCGACCGAGAGCGCTCGGCGGCCCGAGGTCCGCCGCCACCACGACCGCCTCGCGCGGCTGGCTCTCGAGGGTCACGTCCTGCTCACCGCGGGTGGCGAGAACAGCTCATACGACGAATCGTGGCGGATCGTGCCACCGTTCGGCCCGTTCCCGCGACATCTCTCGGAGACGTACCCGCTCACCGCCGAGGTACCCGAGCGGACCGGCCGCGAGTCTTACGAGGCAGCCGCCGAAGGAGTCGTCCAACTGGTAGAATCGAACCCCGATGTCGAGTTCACGCTCGCTCACCGGGAGTGGCCGACGAGTGCGCTCGAACGGGTTCCCGAGCGCGTTTCGGTGGTGCCGCTCGAATCGATGGACGAATACGACGCGGCGGGCGAAACGGACCAATGA
- a CDS encoding NUDIX hydrolase — MDDPLAWATRDADIAYSCPGFDIVNETVELPDGTETDFDYVDEPAAVVVIALTTDDQVVVIEEWREAVGRVNRGFPAGTVEPGDDDLATAARRELEEETGYVADTLDPLTTVEPLNGLANSVHHHFVARGCRPAGEQRLDDDESIRVETTTRDALLDALAAGELRDGRTALCLLYYERFAED, encoded by the coding sequence ATGGACGATCCGCTCGCGTGGGCGACCCGCGACGCCGACATCGCGTACTCGTGTCCGGGATTCGATATCGTCAACGAGACCGTCGAACTCCCCGACGGCACCGAGACTGACTTCGATTACGTCGACGAGCCCGCCGCAGTCGTGGTGATTGCGCTGACGACCGACGATCAGGTGGTGGTGATCGAGGAGTGGCGCGAGGCCGTCGGTCGGGTGAATCGGGGATTCCCTGCGGGTACCGTCGAACCAGGAGACGACGATCTCGCGACTGCCGCACGGCGCGAACTCGAAGAGGAAACAGGCTACGTGGCCGACACGCTCGATCCACTCACAACTGTCGAGCCACTCAACGGTCTCGCGAACTCGGTCCATCACCACTTCGTCGCGCGGGGCTGTCGACCGGCGGGCGAACAGCGTCTCGACGACGACGAGTCGATCCGTGTCGAGACGACGACCCGTGACGCTCTCCTGGACGCGCTCGCCGCCGGCGAACTCCGTGACGGCCGCACCGCACTCTGTCTGCTCTATTACGAACGGTTCGCCGAGGATTGA
- a CDS encoding DUF7351 domain-containing protein has translation MTRSAATKSPLSALSAEERAIDAFELLSDETRLAILVALWEEYEPFEAETGLRFSELYARVGTGDSGQFSYHLDRLDGQFVDATDEGYELSEMGLRFVQTVLAGAGIEEPDLGPARVDTTCTLCGGAVEILYEGDYLYILCTDCDGLWTEPGDRSHGHLGKFSLEPAGVSGRSPNEIYTAAWVSTFRKLYSMIEGVCPICSGPVERTLDVCDDHGPDGTCPSCGHRERVVARLRCPVCKEGAQSTAGSIAKYHPAVVGFYHDHGLALQHDIDDFETLVQRLNLGRTAVTVLSDEPPHVAVVIEIDGDRIRVELDETLSVVDIEE, from the coding sequence ATGACCAGGTCTGCCGCCACCAAATCACCCCTGTCGGCACTCTCCGCGGAGGAGCGAGCGATCGACGCGTTCGAGCTGTTGAGCGACGAGACACGGCTGGCGATCCTAGTGGCGCTCTGGGAGGAGTACGAACCGTTCGAGGCGGAGACCGGACTGCGGTTCTCGGAGCTGTACGCCCGCGTTGGCACTGGCGACAGCGGCCAGTTCAGCTACCATCTCGACAGGCTCGACGGTCAGTTCGTCGACGCGACCGACGAGGGATACGAACTCAGCGAGATGGGGCTCAGGTTCGTCCAGACGGTGCTCGCGGGCGCGGGCATCGAAGAGCCCGATCTCGGCCCAGCCCGCGTCGACACCACCTGCACCCTCTGCGGTGGGGCCGTCGAAATCCTGTACGAAGGAGACTACCTCTACATCCTCTGTACCGACTGCGACGGGCTGTGGACGGAACCGGGCGACCGCTCACACGGTCATCTCGGGAAGTTCTCGCTCGAACCCGCCGGCGTCAGCGGCCGATCACCGAACGAGATCTACACCGCAGCGTGGGTGAGCACCTTCAGGAAGCTGTACAGCATGATCGAGGGCGTCTGTCCGATCTGCTCGGGGCCGGTCGAGCGAACTCTCGACGTGTGCGACGATCACGGCCCCGATGGAACGTGTCCGAGCTGCGGACACCGCGAACGCGTCGTCGCCCGTCTCCGCTGTCCCGTCTGCAAGGAAGGAGCCCAGTCGACGGCCGGCAGTATCGCGAAGTACCACCCCGCAGTCGTCGGGTTCTACCACGATCACGGGCTCGCGTTGCAACACGACATCGACGACTTCGAAACGCTCGTCCAGCGACTGAACCTCGGCAGAACGGCGGTGACGGTGCTCTCGGACGAGCCGCCACACGTCGCCGTGGTGATCGAGATCGATGGCGACCGGATCCGGGTCGAACTCGACGAGACGCTGTCCGTTGTCGACATCGAGGAGTAA
- a CDS encoding saccharopine dehydrogenase family protein gives MTDELLIYGSYGYTGALIVETATEEGLSPTLAGRRAEPVERQATDRDLDHRVFSLDHPDVIEGHLDEFDAVLNCAGPFSATAEPMVEACLRTGTDYLDITGEIAAFEALAERDREAEKADVTLLPGVGFDVVPTDCLAAYLESRLPSSTQLRLAIDSMGTFSPGTLKSIVEGLSQSGAARIDGEIRTVPPAWKTRRIDLGVGPKPAVTIPWGDVATAYYTTGIPNVETYATVPRLAVAMLRRSSALTPVFGSASVQRVLKAVIDATVSGPTAAERARSTTRVWGEVENDEGKRIAARLETPDTYDLTARTAAESARRVAAGEVAPGFQTPASAFGPEFVLEFDGVEREDVAGAMGAPSEAADDD, from the coding sequence ATGACCGACGAGCTGTTGATCTACGGGTCGTACGGGTATACCGGCGCGTTGATCGTCGAGACAGCCACCGAGGAGGGACTCTCACCCACGCTCGCGGGTCGGCGTGCGGAGCCGGTCGAGCGCCAGGCCACCGACCGTGACCTCGATCACCGCGTGTTCAGCCTCGACCATCCAGACGTGATCGAGGGCCATCTCGACGAGTTCGACGCGGTGTTGAACTGCGCGGGGCCGTTCTCGGCGACGGCGGAGCCGATGGTCGAGGCGTGTCTCCGTACTGGCACCGACTACCTCGACATCACCGGCGAGATCGCCGCCTTCGAAGCCCTCGCCGAGCGCGACCGCGAGGCCGAGAAGGCCGACGTGACCCTGCTTCCGGGAGTGGGTTTCGATGTCGTGCCCACCGACTGCCTCGCGGCTTACCTCGAAAGCCGGCTTCCGTCGTCGACACAGCTCAGACTCGCGATCGACAGTATGGGGACGTTCTCACCGGGAACCCTGAAATCCATCGTGGAGGGGCTCTCGCAGTCGGGTGCGGCGCGGATCGACGGCGAGATCCGGACCGTGCCGCCGGCGTGGAAGACCCGTCGGATCGACCTCGGCGTGGGGCCGAAGCCCGCGGTGACGATCCCGTGGGGCGACGTCGCGACGGCGTACTACACCACGGGTATTCCGAACGTCGAGACCTACGCCACCGTGCCGCGGCTCGCGGTCGCGATGCTGCGCCGATCCAGCGCGCTCACGCCCGTGTTCGGTTCGGCGTCGGTCCAGCGGGTGCTGAAAGCGGTGATCGACGCGACCGTCTCGGGGCCGACCGCCGCCGAGCGCGCACGGAGCACCACCCGCGTGTGGGGCGAGGTCGAGAACGACGAGGGCAAGCGGATCGCCGCACGGCTCGAAACCCCCGATACGTACGATCTGACCGCACGGACCGCCGCCGAGTCCGCACGGCGGGTGGCGGCCGGCGAGGTCGCGCCCGGTTTCCAGACCCCGGCATCGGCGTTCGGTCCCGAGTTCGTACTCGAATTCGACGGCGTCGAGCGCGAGGACGTCGCGGGGGCGATGGGCGCGCCGTCCGAAGCGGCCGACGACGACTGA
- the arcS gene encoding archaeosine synthase subunit alpha gives MTEFFEIHDRDGAARIGEVRLADSLTTPALCGDVLADAGSLWPEDREAPTGDPGRLTVLPHRALPAGTPDEVAGAFAPEHPNIDAPSAAVVSTATAADHGTDAYALSDAQGVVGHASAFVEAIVGVRKAIPDDTALYLPGVATPANAALLAYAGVDLLDSDRAVVKGTQGKYLTTDGERFLEDLTELPCACPACQIERDEFDREDCATHNATVLEAELSTVRERIRRGRLRDYLEGQARHEGWLTAALRQFDQEYAYLEERTPVLRRSELLAASEETLRRAEIQRFAERVTTRYHNRFDNPLVLVPCSATKPYSESQSHEQFHSAIGFRAHTVSMTSPIGVVPQELECTYPAQHYDSVVTGEWTAGEREFVASVLEAYLERNEYSRVIAHVPADYRPITERVEDALGIEFTYTVADHPTTTDSLAALDDALDGELKYAKRERQHNTVRAIADYQFGPRAGDALFESITTESFYPKLRVRRGDDHLATMVPQYGTLALTLAGARRWVESDAPTKRVTIDGFVPHGSVLAPGIVDADDAIRVGDEVVVEGPRAFAVGRAAMHGSAMAEGTRGVAVTVRHVEER, from the coding sequence ATGACCGAGTTCTTCGAGATCCACGACCGCGACGGGGCGGCCCGGATCGGGGAGGTGCGCCTCGCCGATTCGCTCACTACACCCGCACTCTGTGGTGACGTGCTCGCGGATGCAGGGAGCCTCTGGCCTGAAGATCGCGAAGCACCGACCGGCGATCCCGGTCGTCTGACTGTTCTTCCGCATCGCGCGCTCCCAGCGGGCACCCCCGACGAGGTCGCGGGAGCGTTCGCCCCCGAACACCCCAACATCGACGCGCCGAGCGCTGCGGTCGTCTCGACGGCAACAGCGGCCGACCATGGCACTGACGCCTACGCCCTCTCGGACGCCCAGGGAGTCGTCGGCCACGCCAGCGCGTTCGTGGAGGCGATCGTCGGGGTACGAAAGGCGATCCCCGACGATACGGCGCTCTATCTTCCGGGGGTGGCGACGCCCGCGAACGCCGCGCTGCTCGCGTATGCTGGCGTCGATCTCCTCGACAGCGATCGCGCTGTCGTGAAGGGAACCCAGGGCAAGTATCTCACTACCGACGGCGAGCGGTTCCTCGAGGATCTCACCGAACTGCCGTGTGCCTGTCCGGCCTGCCAGATAGAGCGGGACGAGTTCGATCGCGAGGACTGTGCGACACACAACGCGACCGTCCTCGAAGCCGAACTGTCGACCGTTCGCGAACGGATCCGTCGAGGACGGCTCCGGGATTACCTCGAAGGGCAGGCTCGCCACGAGGGGTGGCTGACGGCGGCACTCAGACAGTTCGACCAGGAATACGCGTATCTCGAAGAGCGCACGCCGGTGCTCCGACGCTCCGAACTGTTAGCTGCGAGCGAGGAGACCCTCCGGCGGGCCGAAATTCAGCGCTTCGCCGAGCGGGTCACGACGCGGTACCACAATCGATTCGACAATCCTCTCGTCCTCGTCCCGTGCTCGGCGACGAAACCCTACAGCGAGTCCCAAAGTCACGAACAGTTCCACAGCGCCATCGGGTTCCGAGCACACACGGTCTCGATGACCTCCCCGATCGGTGTCGTGCCCCAGGAGCTCGAATGCACCTACCCGGCCCAGCACTACGACTCGGTCGTGACGGGCGAGTGGACCGCCGGGGAGCGCGAGTTCGTGGCGAGCGTGCTCGAAGCCTATCTCGAACGCAACGAGTACTCCCGAGTTATCGCCCACGTTCCCGCGGACTACCGACCGATCACCGAGCGCGTGGAGGATGCGCTCGGAATCGAGTTTACGTACACCGTCGCCGACCATCCGACCACAACGGACTCGCTCGCGGCGCTCGACGACGCGCTCGACGGCGAACTCAAGTATGCGAAGCGCGAGCGCCAGCACAACACCGTCCGGGCGATCGCGGATTACCAGTTCGGACCGCGAGCGGGCGACGCACTGTTCGAGTCGATCACTACGGAGAGCTTCTACCCCAAACTCCGGGTTCGAAGGGGTGACGACCACCTCGCGACGATGGTGCCGCAGTACGGCACGCTCGCCCTGACGCTCGCGGGTGCCCGCCGGTGGGTCGAGAGCGATGCCCCCACGAAACGAGTGACGATCGACGGGTTCGTCCCGCACGGTAGCGTGCTCGCACCGGGAATCGTCGACGCCGACGACGCGATCCGGGTCGGCGACGAGGTGGTCGTCGAGGGGCCGAGGGCGTTCGCGGTCGGCCGCGCGGCGATGCACGGCTCCGCGATGGCCGAGGGCACCCGCGGCGTCGCCGTCACAGTTCGTCACGTCGAGGAGCGGTAG
- a CDS encoding (R)-citramalate synthase: MTDLFGGLPETTPLSDTDVQFLDTTLRDGEQAPGVSLAPTEKVDIARRLDRAGVSVIEAGSACTGAGEREAISRVTEANLDARVTSFCRGVRRDVDLALDCDVDGINLVVPASDRHIEGKVGSTREDVLADTVELVEYARDHGLWVELLGEDGSRADIDFLSRLARRGFEAGADRVCYCDTVGHATPERTVEVVSTLAECGPTSTHTHDDLGLGVTNALASVAAGADLVHATVNGVGERAGNVALEEVAIAIAHGYGVETVDTTLLYDLARTVADATGVPLASNKAVVGENAFTHESGIHTDGTLKDEAMYEPYPPETVGRERRLVLGKHAGRAGVAAALEEHDVQVTDDELAEITDRVTDLGEGKRVTDADVLAIAETVQGRERERRVELLDLTAASGSGTPTASVRLRINGDERTASGTGSGPVDAAVGAVREALGPSGDATLDSYHVDAITGGTDAVVTVEVEMTRDGRTVSVAASDADITRASVEAMVEALDRLHAA, encoded by the coding sequence GTGACCGATTTATTCGGGGGCCTCCCCGAAACCACTCCGCTCTCCGACACTGACGTACAGTTTCTCGATACCACACTCCGTGACGGCGAACAGGCCCCAGGAGTCTCGCTCGCACCCACCGAGAAGGTCGATATCGCGCGGCGGCTCGACCGGGCCGGCGTGTCGGTCATCGAGGCCGGCAGCGCCTGCACCGGTGCGGGCGAGCGCGAGGCGATCTCACGAGTTACGGAGGCGAACCTCGACGCCCGAGTGACGAGTTTCTGTCGTGGGGTCCGCCGCGACGTCGACCTCGCGCTCGACTGTGACGTCGACGGGATCAACCTCGTCGTGCCCGCGAGCGACCGCCACATCGAGGGGAAGGTCGGCTCGACCCGCGAGGACGTGCTCGCAGACACGGTCGAGCTCGTCGAGTACGCCCGCGATCACGGCCTCTGGGTCGAACTTCTCGGCGAGGACGGGAGTCGCGCCGACATCGACTTCCTTTCGCGGCTCGCTCGCCGGGGGTTCGAGGCCGGTGCGGATCGTGTGTGTTACTGTGATACCGTTGGGCACGCAACGCCCGAGCGAACGGTCGAGGTGGTCTCGACGCTCGCCGAGTGCGGCCCGACAAGCACCCACACCCACGACGACCTCGGGTTGGGGGTGACGAACGCGCTCGCGAGCGTGGCGGCCGGCGCGGACCTCGTCCACGCGACCGTGAACGGGGTCGGCGAGCGTGCGGGTAACGTCGCCCTCGAAGAAGTCGCGATCGCGATCGCCCACGGATATGGGGTCGAGACCGTCGACACCACCCTCCTCTACGACCTCGCCAGAACCGTCGCCGACGCCACCGGAGTTCCACTCGCTTCGAACAAGGCGGTGGTCGGCGAGAACGCGTTCACCCACGAATCGGGCATTCACACCGACGGCACGCTGAAGGATGAGGCGATGTATGAGCCCTACCCCCCGGAGACCGTGGGTCGCGAGCGTCGGCTCGTCCTCGGCAAGCACGCCGGCCGGGCAGGCGTCGCAGCGGCGCTCGAAGAACACGACGTCCAAGTGACCGACGACGAACTCGCTGAGATCACCGATCGAGTCACCGATCTCGGCGAGGGCAAGCGCGTGACCGACGCCGACGTGCTCGCGATCGCAGAGACGGTCCAGGGCCGCGAGCGCGAGCGTCGGGTCGAACTCCTCGACCTCACGGCCGCAAGCGGCAGCGGGACACCGACCGCGAGCGTCCGACTCCGGATCAACGGCGACGAGCGCACCGCGAGCGGCACCGGCAGCGGCCCCGTCGACGCCGCAGTCGGGGCCGTCCGAGAGGCGCTCGGCCCCAGCGGTGATGCGACGCTCGACTCATATCACGTCGACGCGATCACCGGCGGGACCGACGCGGTCGTCACGGTCGAAGTCGAGATGACTCGTGACGGCCGGACGGTGTCGGTCGCCGCGAGCGACGCCGACATCACCCGCGCGAGCGTCGAGGCGATGGTCGAGGCACTCGATCGGCTGCACGCCGCGTAG
- a CDS encoding 3-hydroxyacyl-CoA dehydrogenase family protein: MRELDSVERVGVVGAGTMGNGIAQVAATAGYDVVMRDIEQEFVDRGFDAIDSSLGRLVDGNKLTEDEAAATRERITGTTDLDDLADCDLVVEAAVEEMEIKQEIFADLDETIPDDVVLATNTSTLSVTSIASATSRQELVVGVHFMNPVPVMDGVEIVVGERTGEKTTALAHDFAEELGKETWESDDKPGFVSNRILMPWINEGIRTLDEGVATKEDIDRGMKLGTNVPMGPLELADHIGLDICLDATETLHDELGDRYTPAYLLKRKVEAGDLGKKTGRGFYEYD, translated from the coding sequence ATGCGCGAACTCGATTCGGTCGAGCGGGTGGGCGTCGTCGGCGCAGGAACGATGGGCAACGGCATCGCCCAGGTCGCCGCGACCGCCGGGTACGACGTGGTGATGCGCGACATCGAGCAGGAGTTCGTCGATCGCGGGTTCGACGCGATCGATAGCAGTCTCGGTCGCCTCGTCGACGGCAATAAGCTTACCGAGGACGAGGCGGCGGCGACCCGCGAGCGGATTACCGGGACCACGGACCTCGACGATCTCGCGGACTGCGATCTCGTGGTTGAGGCCGCAGTCGAGGAGATGGAGATCAAACAGGAGATCTTCGCCGATCTCGACGAAACGATCCCCGACGACGTGGTGCTCGCGACAAACACCAGCACGCTCTCTGTCACGTCGATCGCGAGCGCGACCAGCCGGCAGGAACTCGTCGTCGGCGTCCACTTCATGAACCCCGTGCCCGTGATGGACGGCGTCGAGATCGTCGTCGGCGAGCGCACAGGCGAGAAGACGACCGCGCTGGCCCACGACTTCGCCGAGGAGCTCGGCAAGGAAACGTGGGAGTCCGACGATAAGCCGGGGTTCGTCTCGAATCGGATCCTGATGCCGTGGATCAACGAGGGCATTCGAACTCTCGACGAGGGCGTTGCGACGAAGGAAGACATCGACCGCGGGATGAAACTCGGAACGAACGTGCCGATGGGCCCCCTCGAACTCGCCGACCACATCGGTCTCGACATCTGTCTCGATGCCACCGAGACGCTCCACGACGAACTCGGTGACCGGTACACGCCAGCGTACCTTCTGAAGCGCAAGGTCGAGGCAGGTGATCTTGGGAAGAAGACGGGCCGCGGGTTCTACGAGTACGACTGA